The following coding sequences are from one Mycolicibacterium aichiense window:
- a CDS encoding TetR/AcrR family transcriptional regulator, protein MTSGQRRGRWSGVPLPDRQVLRRDELIGAGVTLLGSPGGPALTVRAVCRHAGLTERYFYESFSDRDEFVRAVYDDVCNRAMTALRSAATPRAAVEQFVSLMVDDPVRGRVLLLAPQVEAVLIHSGAEWMPSFIELLQSKLTAISDPVVQKMMATGLIGALTALFTAYLDGRLEASREQFIDYCVDLLLARTASYPPAT, encoded by the coding sequence GTGACGTCGGGTCAACGACGGGGCCGCTGGTCGGGCGTCCCACTGCCGGACCGACAGGTGCTGCGTCGCGACGAACTGATCGGCGCCGGCGTCACACTGCTCGGCAGTCCCGGCGGCCCGGCGCTGACGGTGCGTGCGGTCTGCCGCCACGCCGGCCTCACCGAGCGGTACTTCTACGAAAGCTTCTCCGACCGCGACGAGTTCGTCCGGGCCGTCTACGACGACGTATGCAATCGCGCCATGACAGCGCTGCGGTCGGCGGCGACGCCGCGGGCGGCGGTCGAACAGTTCGTGAGTCTGATGGTGGACGATCCGGTCAGGGGCCGCGTGCTGCTGCTGGCGCCGCAGGTCGAAGCCGTGCTGATCCACTCCGGCGCCGAGTGGATGCCCAGCTTCATCGAACTGCTGCAGAGCAAGCTGACCGCGATCAGCGATCCGGTAGTGCAGAAAATGATGGCGACCGGGCTGATCGGGGCATTGACCGCACTGTTCACGGCCTACCTCGACGGTCGCCTCGAGGCGTCGCGCGAGCAGTTCATCGACTACTGCGTCGACCTGCTGCTCGCTCGCACGGCGAGCTATCCGCCCGCGACCTGA